One Candidatus Zymogenaceae bacterium genomic region harbors:
- the gmd gene encoding GDP-mannose 4,6-dehydratase produces MRENKVALISGVTGQDGAYLAKFLLEKDYEVHGIKRRASLFNTERIDDIYEDPHDVHRRFYLHYGDLSDATNLVRIIQEVQPTEIYNLGAQSHVAVSFETPEFTADVTGLGVLRILEAIRILGLERKTKFYQASTSELFGLVRETPQKETTPFYPRSPYAAAKLYAYWICVNYREAYNIFACNGILFNHESPLRGETFVTRKITRALAHIKLGLEERLYLGNMDAKRDWGHAKDYVEMQWLMLQQDEPDDYVIATGRQHSVRDFVEIAGKELDMDIVWEGEGVQEKGYDKKTGNLIVEIDPRYYRPTEVETLLGDPTKAKTKLGWEPKISFEEMVREMVEHDLNEARKKELCLREGFKVHMPRE; encoded by the coding sequence ATGCGAGAGAATAAAGTCGCGCTTATATCAGGAGTCACCGGACAGGACGGCGCATACCTGGCAAAATTTCTTTTGGAAAAAGATTATGAAGTACATGGAATAAAACGCCGTGCGTCTCTGTTCAATACGGAACGCATTGATGATATATACGAAGACCCCCATGATGTTCACAGGCGTTTTTATCTCCATTATGGGGATTTATCGGATGCCACGAATCTTGTTCGTATCATACAGGAGGTTCAACCTACCGAAATCTACAATTTGGGGGCTCAAAGTCATGTTGCGGTTTCTTTTGAAACACCGGAATTTACTGCGGATGTTACCGGCCTTGGAGTCTTGAGGATATTGGAAGCCATTCGTATTCTGGGTTTGGAGCGAAAAACAAAATTCTACCAAGCCTCTACATCCGAATTGTTTGGACTGGTCAGGGAGACCCCGCAAAAGGAAACAACGCCGTTTTATCCTCGTTCACCCTATGCCGCTGCGAAGCTGTATGCATATTGGATCTGCGTGAATTATAGGGAAGCATACAACATCTTTGCCTGCAATGGAATTCTATTCAATCATGAATCGCCCTTGAGGGGCGAGACATTTGTCACGCGAAAAATCACTCGCGCTTTGGCTCATATAAAATTGGGACTGGAAGAAAGGCTGTATCTGGGGAATATGGATGCAAAGCGTGATTGGGGTCATGCAAAAGACTATGTGGAAATGCAGTGGCTCATGCTTCAACAGGACGAACCGGATGATTATGTGATCGCCACCGGACGGCAGCACTCCGTCAGAGATTTTGTTGAGATTGCCGGAAAAGAATTGGACATGGATATTGTCTGGGAGGGAGAGGGTGTTCAAGAGAAGGGCTATGATAAAAAAACCGGGAATCTGATAGTTGAAATCGACCCCAGATATTACAGGCCCACGGAGGTTGAGACGCTTCTCGGGGATCCGACAAAGGCAAAAACGAAACTTGGATGGGAGCCGAAAATATCTTTTGAAGAAATGGTTCGTGAAATGGTTGAACACGATCTGAATGAGGCGAGAAAGAAGGAATTATGTCTCCGAGAGGGCTTCAAGGTACACATGCCGCGAGAATAA